A stretch of the Musa acuminata AAA Group cultivar baxijiao chromosome BXJ2-7, Cavendish_Baxijiao_AAA, whole genome shotgun sequence genome encodes the following:
- the LOC135616215 gene encoding snakin-2-like, which produces MALKLAMFVFASLLVITTRVSSDAKDAFMEAGYAKAPVVAPVPAPPAPRIIKDTKECGDACKERCKLHSRQNVCSRACITCCSFCKCVPPGTYGHTELCGKCYTDWKTHGNRTKCP; this is translated from the exons ATGGCTCTTAAGCTGGCCATGTTTGTCTTTGCATCTCTACTCGTCATCACCACCAGA GTCTCGTCCGACGCAAAGGACGCGTTCATGGAGGCGGGCTATGCCAAGGCTCCTGTGGTCGCTCCTGTTCCGGCTCCTCCCGCACCTCGCATCATCAAGGACACCAAAG AGTGCGGCGACGCTTGCAAGGAGCGGTGCAAGCTGCACTCGCGGCAGAACGTGTGCTCTCGAGCCTGCATCACCTGCTGCAGCTTCTGCAAGTGCGTGCCGCCGGGGACCTATGGCCACACGGAGCTGTGCGGCAAGTGCTATACCGACTGGAAGACGCACGGGAACCGGACCAAGTGCCCCTGA
- the LOC103992347 gene encoding tRNA (guanine-N(7)-)-methyltransferase, producing the protein MSSNADTAQAKSRSGRLPRKRFYRARAHSNPLSDSHFPIPISPADFDCSHHYPYFFPPGSGGRSDGDAPPRKVRFADIGCGFGGLLVGLSPLFPDTLMLGMELRDKVTEYVKERILALRASNPGHYENISVVRTNSMKYLPNYFEKGQLSKMFFLFPDPHFKEKNHRRRVISPQLLDEYAYALEVGGIIYTITDVEELGDWMRSCLEDHPLFGAVPEEELVLDPVVKLLSSATEEGQKVARNGGQTFRAVYRRIKLEEE; encoded by the exons ATGTCGAGTAATGCTGACACTGCACAAGCAAAAAGCCGATCGGGCCGCCTTCCCAGAAAGCGGTTCTATCGAGCACGGGCACACAGCAATCCTCTCAGCGACTCGCACTTTCCAATCCCCATAAGTCCTGCGGATTTTGATTGCTCCCATCACTACCCTTACTTTTTCCCTCCCGGGAGTGGGGGTCGTAGCGACGGGGATGCACCTCCCCGCAAAGTCAGGTTTGCTGATATTGGCTGTGGGTTTGGTGGATTGCTCGTTGGCCTCTCGCCTCTGTTTCCAGATACTCTAATGCTAGGGATGGAGCTCAGAGATAAG GTAACTGAGTACGTGAAAGAGCGAATCTTGGCATTAAGAGCCTCGAACCCAGGGCATTATGAGAACATCTCTGTGGTTCGAACCAATTCGATGAAATACTTACCTAACTACTTCGAGAAGGGGCAGCTATCGAAgatgttctttctttttcctgATCCCCACTTTAAAGAGAAGAACCACCGACGAAGAGTGATCAGCCCTCAACTGCTCGATGAGTATGCTTATGCACTTGAAGTCGGGGGTATCATATACACAATCACGGATGTGGAGGAACTTGGTGATTGGATGAGATCTTGCTTGGAGGATCATCCTCTATTTGGAGCTGTTCCTGAGGAAGAACTCGTACTCGATCCTGTTGTTAAGTTGTTGTCTTCTGCGACTGAAGAAGGTCAGAAGGTTGCCAGGAATGGCGGTCAAACATTTCGAGCTGTATACCGGCGCATTAAGCTTGAGGAGGAATAG